A genomic region of Silurus meridionalis isolate SWU-2019-XX chromosome 7, ASM1480568v1, whole genome shotgun sequence contains the following coding sequences:
- the si:ch1073-357b18.4 gene encoding uncharacterized protein si:ch1073-357b18.4, giving the protein MDVSLKSESSESIMPPSCDESPAAAESTASVSCAIAAHHVEQLKEPTPVLLYPISINNAVPVFRDQKGPHVISREEARKGTAARAYPEAVSTSSEFTHRAIVHLIEAMHRCWDMYGSHERSRLFQNVQSELENLGHSLPVEKIRRKWNNLIVTYKRVKERSRLGRGQAKTSWEYFEMMDKVLGKAKINQSDPASTLVGFTATTKTSVRTEEHQMHNVSVAAMATPCLLPSGLFTTPSPIPTLVTSPLLCNTSPNPSPACSTDISMSNVSSKPASKVTRQPLKRRFRHLQVGSVVSRFAQQQGLAGERTALLRNFITSHEERERLEEQRQRKKEARERRQERTLGSMAEAMGRMATALELISSKQDTIIALLQRLSDKH; this is encoded by the exons ATGGACGTGTCGCTGAAAAGCGAATCATCTGAAAGTATCATGCCTCCATCCTGCGATGAAAGTCCAGCTGCAGCTGAGTCGACTGCGAGCGTGTCTTGTGCAATTGCGGCTCATCATGTCGAGCAGCTGAAGGAACCCACCCCTGTGTTACTTT ACCCTATCAGCATAAACAATGCTGTGCCTGTATTTAGAGACCAGAAGGGGCCCCATG TTATAAGCAGGGAGGAAGCAAGAAAAGGTACTGCAGCACGGGCCTACCCCGAAGCTGTGTCTACATCATCGGAGTTTACCCACCGTGCTATTGTGCACCTCATTGAGGCGATGCATCGATGCTGGGACATGTATGGCTCCCATGAACGTTCCCGTCTCTTCCAGAATGTCCAGAGTGAGCTGGAGAACCTTGGCCACTCATTGCCAGTAGAAAAGATCAGAAGAAAATGGAACAACCTTATTGTCACATACAAGAGAGTAAAAGAGCGCAGCAGGCTGGGTAGAGGACAGGCCAAGACCTCATGGGAATATTTTGAG ATGATGGACAAAGTGTTAGGAAAAGCAAAGATCAATCAGAGCGACCCTGCTTCAACTCTTGTTGGATTTACAGCCACAACTAAAACATCTGTAAGGACTGAAGAGCATCAGATGCACAATGTGTCAGTTGCTGCAATGGCCACCCCTTGTTTGCTCCCTAGTGGGCTCTTTACCACACCGTCCCCAATTCCTACACTGGTGACATCCCCACTCCTGTGTAACACATCCCCAAACCCAAGCCCTGCGTGTAGTACTGACATTTCCATGTCCAATGTTTCCTCCAAACCTGCTTCCAAGGTTACAAGGCAGCCATTGAAACGGAGGTTTCGGCATCTTCAGGTCGGCTCAGTGGTCTCTCGCTTTGCCCAACAGCAAGGGCTCGCAGGTGAGCGTACTGCCCTTCTTCGCAATTTCATCACCAGTCATGAAGAACGCGAACGCCTGGAGGAGCAGCGCCAACGCAAAAAGGAGGCCCGGGAGCGGCGCCAGGAACGAACACTGGGTAGCATGGCTGAAGCAATGGGAAGGATGGCAACAGCCCTGGAGTTAATTTCATCCAAGCAAGACACCATCATTGCCCTGCTTCAAAGATTGTCTGATAAACATTAG